A DNA window from Myxocyprinus asiaticus isolate MX2 ecotype Aquarium Trade chromosome 15, UBuf_Myxa_2, whole genome shotgun sequence contains the following coding sequences:
- the LOC127452698 gene encoding piggyBac transposable element-derived protein 4-like → MGNAVRGYKGAANDSTPSSLFAEAMSTHFSAQQVVDLIFSHVQEEQENNDSEEEEVSEEEDGEEYNPEHDASSSDEEEIPQAERETFLSKNSKIAWSLSPYDNQGRMAAQNVIRMTPGPTRHAVAHAQDIASTFYMFITPAIEKIILEMTNLEGFRKYGDNWKRMDETDLRAYIGLLILAGVYRSRGEATCSLWDAESGREIFRATMPLKVFHTFSRMLRFDNRESRPARHVRAKLAAIREVWEKWVERLPYLYNPGSEVTVDEQLVPFRGRCPFRQYMPSKPAKYGIKIWVACDAQSSYAWKMQVYTGKPTSGGPKKNQGMRVVLDVTDGLRGHNVTCDNFFTSYELSQQLLKRKITMVGTVSKNKPELPPALLATRGREAFSSKFAFTPTTILVSYIPKRNKNVVLLSTLHKMAEISDREDRKPAIILDYNHNKGGVDNLDKVIGTYSCRRMTARWPLVIFHNIIDVSSYNAFMIWNKINPTWMPDKWNKRRMFLEQLGKALVTPHIQRRERLPRTAASAVLVKAVQGAESCPDPPEAAAWAGKRRRCQFCT, encoded by the exons ATGGGGAATGCagtcagaggctataaaggtgcTGCAAATGACAGTACCCCCAGTTCTCTCTTTGCTGAAGCCATGAGTACACATTTCAGTGCCCAACAGGTCGTAGATCTGATTTTTTCACATGTCCAAGAAGAACAAGAGAACAATGATTCAGAAGAGGAGGAGGTATCTGAAGAAGAAGATGGGGAAGAATACAACCCAGAGCACGATGCATCATCTTCAGATGAAGAAGAAATCCCCCAAGCTGAAAGagagacatttttgtcaaagaaCAGCAAAATAGCATGGTCCTTGTCACCATATGACAACCAGGGCAGGATGGCAGCACAAAATGTCATAAGGATGACCCCAGGACCCACAAGACATGCAGTTGCCCATGCTCAGGACATCGCCTCAACATTCTACATGTTCATCACACCAGCCATAGAAAAAATAATCCTAGAGATGACAAATTTGGAGGGTTTCCGTAAATATGGAGACAActggaaaaggatggatgagacTGACCTGCGTGCCTACATAGGGCTGCTAATCTTAGCGGGTGTGTATAGGTCCCGAGGCGAGGCTACATGTAGTCTCTGGGATGCAGAGAGTGGAAGGGAGATTTTCCGTGCCACGATGCCACTGAAAGTCTTTCACACTTTCTCAAGAATGCTACGATTTGATAACCGTGAGTCAAGACCTGCAAGACATGTGAGAGCCAAACTAGCGGCCATAAGAGAGGTCTGGGAGAAGTGGGTGGAGCGTCTGCCATACCTCTACAACCCTGGGTCTGAAGTAACAGTGGATGAGCAACTGGTTCCATTCagag GTCGCTGTCCTTTCCGGCAGTATATGCCCAGCAAGCCAGCAAAGTATGGCATCAAGATATGGGTGGCCTGTGATGCACAATCCAGCTACGCTTGGAAGATGCAAGTCTACACAGGGAAGCCGACCAGTGGAGGCCCGAAGAAGAACCAGGGGATGCGGGTTGTGCTTGATGTGACAGATGGACTTAGGGGGCACAATGTCACGTGTGACAATTTCTTCACCTCTTATGAGCTCAGCCAGCAGCTCCTGAAGAGGAAGATCACCATGGTTGGCACAGTTAGTAAGAACAAGCCAGAGCTCCCCCCTGCACTCCTCGCAACAAGGGGGAGAGAGGCCTTCTCATCTAAGTTTGCCTTCACCCCCACCACCATTCTGGTTTCTTACATTCCAAAGAGGAACAAGAATGTGGTCCTCCTGAGCACACTGCACAAAATGGCTGAGATCAGTGATCGTGAGGACAGGAAGCCAGCCATCATCCTGGACTACAACCACAACAAAGGAGGCGTGGACAACCTGGACAAGGTGATTGGAACAtacagctgcaggaggatgaCTGCCCGCTGGCCCCTGGTCATCTTCCATAACATCATTGATGTGTCCTCATACAATGCCTTCATGATATGGAACAAGATCAACCCTACCTGGATGCCTGATAAGTGGAACAAGAGGAGGATGTTCCTGGAGCAGCTGGGAAAGGCACTTGTAACCCCACACATTCAAAGAAGGGAGCGCCTCCCCCGCACAGCAGCCTCTGCAGTGCTTGTGAAAGCTGTTCAGGGGGCTGAATCTTGTCCTGATCCACCTGAGGCTGCAGCTTGGGCAGGCAAGAGGAGGAGATGCCAATTCTGCACCTGA